The genome window TCCGCGGCTCCCATAGTTATAAAGTGCAATAGATGATACCAGGATGTTGAGAATCAGCACCACGGGAACCAGTTCCGGCGAAAAATATCCGGTGAGTGTAAGTACAGCTATGTAACCCGAAGCACCGCCATGGCCGACTGAACCGTAAATAAACGCAATCAATAAAAAAAGAAACAGCAGATAGAGAGGAAACTCCATTATAAACTTTGAATACTACCTGTAAGGATCTATTTACTCTTCTGCTTCTTCATCAATAATATCATCCACCCAGGTCATGGCAGCCATCATCGACGGCATTCCAAGTGTGGGCAACAAGAGCAATACCACATGATGAATCTCTTCCTTTGTGCAGCCTGCCTCAAGTGCTTTCCTCGTGTGTGAATGCACAGCTCCCTCTTTTTGAGCTCCGCACGACATCGCCAGTTTCACAAGTTCTCTCGTTTTCTGATCGATGGGACCCGCATTATGAACAGCATGGCCCAA of Balneolaceae bacterium contains these proteins:
- a CDS encoding carboxymuconolactone decarboxylase family protein; the encoded protein is MQNDYITQWCRKIVFSTSPLFKFKKNLWTKRKKTSHKPFIDFTVEYPDVGQAYAQLGHAVHNAGPIDQKTRELVKLAMSCGAQKEGAVHSHTRKALEAGCTKEEIHHVVLLLLPTLGMPSMMAAMTWVDDIIDEEAEE